The following proteins are co-located in the Xyrauchen texanus isolate HMW12.3.18 chromosome 41, RBS_HiC_50CHRs, whole genome shotgun sequence genome:
- the pak1ip1 gene encoding p21-activated protein kinase-interacting protein 1-like, with product MGDRVELVAGSYEQIVFGYRICTGEKEWTLEPNFTHHAHAASLSAVASNDQFIATGSKDETIQLYDMSKKTEYGSLLHHDGTISCLEFYSSSHLLSGGEDGLICVWSTQKWECLKSIKAHKGHVKSLSVHPSGKLALSVGTDKTLRTWNLIEGRSAFIKNIKQNAEIVLWSPDGDKYAVVVNDRVDIYILESATVIGTIAFQKRITCLNFLNNMLLAVAGDDDSVRIYDITSQKCVCEFKAHENRVKAMQSFVKDYFHVLVTASNDGFIKMWKLNLENLETPSLLGEINTTARLTCLSVWKPGKEPSAQTATSKTVVESPMPAKGKSVRIKTEEVIIQEESSSMKRGKKTKRQKVQ from the exons ATGGGGGATCGTGTTGAGTTGGTCGCTGGAAGTTATGAGCAGATAGTGTTTGGTTATCGTATATGTACGGGTGAAaag GAGTGGACACTTGAGCCCAACTTTACACACCATGCACACGCCGCATCACTCTCTGCAGTTGCATCCAATGATCAGTTCATCGCCACAGGAAGCAAAGATGAAACCATTCAGTTATATGACATGAGCAAGAAAACCGAATATGGATCCTTGTTGCACCATGATG GTACCATCTCATGTCTGGAGTTCTACAGCTCGTCACATTTACTCAGCGGAGGAGAAGACGGTCTGATCTGTGTGTGGAGCACCCAGAAATGGGAGTGTCTAAAATCCATCAAAGCTCACAA GGGTCATGTTAAATCACTGTCCGTACACCCGTCAGGAAAACTGGCACTCTCGGTTGGAACAGACAAGACTCTACG AACATGGAATCTAATTGAAGGGCGGTCAGCCttcatcaaaaacatcaaacaaa ACGCAGAAATAGTGTTGTGGTCACCCGATGGCGATAAATATGCAGTGGTTGTGAATGACAGAGTGGACATATACATCCTGGAGTCAGCCACAGTCATTGGAACCATAGCCTTCCAAAAAAGGATTACATGTCTCAACTTTCTAAAT aATATGCTCTTAGCTGTGGCGGGAGATGATGACAGTGTGCGTATATATGACATCACCTCACAGAAGTGCGTTTGCGAGTTCAAGGCGCATGAGAACAG AGTAAAAGCCATGCAGAGCTTTGTGAAAGATTATTTCCATGTCCTTGTTACAGCTTCAAATGATGGGTTCATTAAGATGTGGAAGCTTAATCTTGAG AATCTGGAAACCCCTTCCTTGCTTGGTGAGATTAATACCACTGCCAGGCtcacctgtctatctgtctggaAACCTGGTAAAGAACCATCTGCCCAGACTGCAACTTCTAAGA CTGTTGTGGAGTCCCCTATGCCAGCCAAAGGTAAAAGCGTGAGGATCAAAACTGAAGAGGTGATTATACAGGAGGAAAGCAGCTCCATGAAACgaggaaaaaagacaaaaagacaaaaagtgcAATAA